From the Paenibacillus sp. FSL H8-0548 genome, one window contains:
- the kduI gene encoding 5-dehydro-4-deoxy-D-glucuronate isomerase has protein sequence MEVRHTTNPTDVKQYDTERLRSEFLIESLFEQDQIKMTYTHYDRMIVGGAVPVNEALVLEDSATLKTEYFLERREIGFLNIGGPASISVDGEVYELSKLEVLYVGKGKRQVLLSSVDKENPAKLYFCSALAHKEIATRKMTVEEANPSHLGSQETSNERVLYKYIHADGIQSCQLMLGVTSLKTGSVWNTMPSHVHDRRMEAYLYFDMNADTRVFHMMGEPSQTRHLVVANEQAIISPPWSIHSGVGTSNYTFCWSMAGENYTFTDMDAVPASELK, from the coding sequence ATGGAAGTACGCCATACTACAAACCCTACCGATGTAAAGCAATATGATACTGAACGACTACGCAGTGAGTTTTTGATCGAGAGCCTGTTCGAGCAGGATCAAATCAAAATGACATATACGCATTATGACCGCATGATCGTTGGCGGAGCAGTACCTGTAAACGAAGCTCTTGTTCTTGAGGATTCTGCAACACTGAAAACAGAATATTTCTTGGAGCGCCGTGAGATTGGTTTCTTGAACATTGGCGGACCAGCTTCTATTTCTGTGGATGGCGAGGTTTATGAGCTAAGCAAGCTTGAAGTGCTTTATGTTGGTAAAGGAAAACGCCAAGTCTTGCTTTCAAGCGTTGATAAAGAGAACCCTGCAAAGCTGTATTTCTGTTCCGCGCTTGCACATAAAGAAATCGCTACACGCAAAATGACGGTAGAGGAAGCGAATCCGTCCCATCTTGGCTCACAAGAAACTTCAAATGAGCGTGTACTTTACAAATATATTCATGCAGACGGCATTCAAAGCTGCCAGTTGATGCTTGGCGTAACTAGCTTGAAAACAGGAAGCGTTTGGAATACGATGCCTTCTCACGTACATGATCGCCGTATGGAAGCATACCTATACTTTGATATGAATGCAGATACACGCGTATTTCATATGATGGGCGAGCCTTCGCAAACAAGGCATCTGGTTGTAGCCAATGAGCAAGCGATCATTTCGCCGCCTTGGTCTATTCACTCCGGAGTTGGTACGAGCAACTACACGTTCTGCTGGTCAATGGCAGGCGAGAACTATACATTTACAGACATGGACGCAGTACCTGCAAGCGAGCTAAAATAG
- a CDS encoding DeoR/GlpR family DNA-binding transcription regulator: MLAAERHRKIIEKLEQLGAVKVSELSEQFGVTEKTVREDLERLEEKGLLKRTHGGAVVEQGSENSLYPLQFPNSKHGQEKSAIAALALSCIEPNDIIALDAGSTTLEMAKKLPNMPVTVLTNDLLIIRELTMKDQVRLVIPGGYRHNNLLIGAESQEWINRLNVHKLFLSTTGIHLEYGLTIFTEELAKLKKLYMDNAKVVYCLADHHKFDKGALITFAELSEIDYIITDDGISQEVAEKYEALPIRMMKAALSDSGKRTKGRT; encoded by the coding sequence ATGCTTGCTGCTGAACGGCATCGCAAAATTATAGAGAAACTGGAGCAGCTTGGCGCGGTCAAAGTATCCGAGCTTAGTGAGCAGTTTGGCGTTACAGAAAAGACGGTTCGTGAGGATCTAGAGAGGCTCGAAGAGAAGGGTCTGCTCAAGCGGACGCATGGCGGAGCTGTAGTAGAGCAGGGGAGCGAGAATAGCCTGTATCCGCTGCAGTTCCCAAACAGTAAGCATGGGCAAGAGAAGTCGGCCATTGCTGCGCTTGCGCTTTCCTGCATCGAGCCTAACGATATTATTGCGCTTGATGCAGGCAGCACGACGCTTGAGATGGCGAAGAAACTGCCTAATATGCCGGTAACGGTGCTGACGAATGATTTGCTCATTATTCGTGAGCTTACGATGAAGGACCAGGTGAGGCTTGTTATACCAGGCGGTTATCGTCATAATAATTTGCTTATCGGTGCTGAATCACAGGAGTGGATAAATCGGCTGAACGTTCATAAGCTGTTCCTATCTACGACAGGTATTCACCTTGAATACGGGCTTACGATATTTACAGAAGAATTGGCTAAGCTCAAGAAGCTGTATATGGACAACGCGAAGGTTGTTTATTGTTTAGCTGATCACCATAAATTCGATAAAGGCGCTTTAATTACTTTTGCTGAACTGAGCGAGATTGACTACATCATTACAGATGATGGAATTTCGCAAGAGGTAGCAGAGAAATATGAGGCGCTTCCTATACGGATGATGAAAGCGGCGCTCTCAGATAGCGGGAAGCGAACGAAAGGGAGGACTTGA
- the kduD gene encoding 2-dehydro-3-deoxy-D-gluconate 5-dehydrogenase KduD — protein MGLFDLTGKTAIVTGAGRGLGEAIALGLAQAGADVALVTNSTPADKVANAVRELGRKAITIQADVSDRTKLAGIVERTVDELGRIDILVNNAGIIRRTPAAEHSYEDWQAVLDVNLNSVFLLSQLAGKHMIEQGSGKIINIASMLTFQGGINVPGYTSSKHAVAGLTKALASEWAAKGLQVNAIAPGYMSTDNTEALREDPVRSAQILQRIPAGRWGNSEDLIGPAVFLASAASDYMNGHILAVDGGWLVR, from the coding sequence ATGGGTTTGTTTGATTTGACGGGAAAAACTGCTATCGTAACAGGCGCCGGACGCGGTCTTGGCGAAGCAATCGCTCTAGGACTTGCGCAAGCGGGTGCCGATGTAGCACTTGTTACGAACAGCACGCCTGCTGATAAGGTAGCGAATGCAGTACGAGAGCTAGGACGCAAAGCTATTACGATTCAAGCGGATGTATCGGATCGCACGAAGCTGGCGGGTATTGTTGAACGTACAGTGGATGAGCTGGGACGAATCGATATTTTGGTCAACAATGCGGGTATTATTCGTCGTACGCCTGCCGCAGAGCATAGCTATGAGGACTGGCAAGCCGTGCTTGACGTGAATTTGAATTCTGTTTTTCTTCTTTCACAGCTTGCAGGCAAGCATATGATTGAGCAGGGCTCAGGAAAAATTATTAATATCGCATCGATGCTGACTTTCCAAGGGGGCATTAATGTTCCGGGCTACACGTCCAGCAAGCATGCGGTAGCAGGGCTTACCAAAGCGCTTGCTAGTGAATGGGCGGCCAAAGGCTTACAGGTAAATGCGATCGCGCCAGGCTATATGAGTACGGACAATACGGAGGCGCTTCGTGAGGACCCTGTACGCAGTGCTCAAATCCTGCAGCGTATCCCAGCAGGACGTTGGGGCAATTCTGAGGATTTGATCGGACCAGCAGTATTTTTAGCATCTGCAGCCTCTGATTATATGAACGGCCACATTTTGGCTGTTGACGGCGGTTGGCTGGTTAGATAG
- a CDS encoding carbohydrate-binding protein, whose translation MLSSFKFKKGLSIIFALFVLFQTAMGATATIAEAQTTGAAVSSQSFEAEAAVNQLSGKAAVKDCEPAVGCSGNQLVGSLWGGSALQFNAVNVDTKGIYTMTVHYISGDPRSLAVSVNGGGADHYDFPKTADWSTRGTYEIQLELRQGENVIRFDDEGGYAPDIDKIELKLLNAGPGTDPNEPPAGSGQVYEAEGQGNKLTGNSAVRSCKAETDCSDGKKVGDIWGGSSLLFQKVAAPAEGVYTLKVSYISGDPRSFAISVNNSEKETYSPPATANWDTVGMFSIEVQLQAGSNTILFDDNGGWSPDIDKIEIISSQAPGENPGDVDGIGNIGKQIDSSKFGSIKVEQHKSGVTLTNGVYKIIYNTESGLSAFEWNNKTIAKGLYSSIQLDKQLDSKNYAEHLFSMKKIEKINDGHGKGIRVTIENRESGLPTMKQIYQIYERLPYFLISQQVTGKDTLSTNDMAPLVLNAKGGIDIGSHSDNRVLVAPFDNDAWSRYQARTINTSLNNNNYVSSELTAIYDNTGRNGLIIGSVTHDKWKTGIYWSGSEDRLNKLKVYGGFTSPTSTHDTIPHGKVTGTTLTSPQILVGYYADYRVGLESFGQANAAVAPPLSFKHGVPKGVPVGWNSWGAYESDLSYDKVVAVSDFFKKNLQKNSFSNKGNVYINLDSYWDNLSEEQLKQVVKVINKNGQKAGIYYGPFVYWGDNMSQVVEGTDGKYTYGDIILRDQSGSPLPKVDGAYAIDPTHPGSKQRIEYYFKRFLDYGYEYIKIDFLSHGSFEGKHFDPNVQTGIQAYNQGMAHINKVLGGKMFISASIAPLFPSQYAHARRISCDIDGSLSRTEYQLNNLTYGWWQNGTIYPYTDPDYMTLAKGGSFDAAQTRVNSAAISGTVFLSSDDVSDPAAQDLMKKLLTNKQVNEVALKGQAFKPVEGNTGTGAADMFIMQEGKNYYLAVFNYTNDPVSKTVDFARAGIPSSSKVKVTDLWTNVSSQAAGQLKVDLKGAQSKLYKITVK comes from the coding sequence ATGTTGAGTAGTTTTAAATTCAAGAAAGGCTTGTCTATTATTTTTGCATTGTTTGTGTTATTTCAAACGGCAATGGGTGCTACAGCGACAATAGCCGAGGCCCAGACGACAGGAGCCGCCGTAAGCAGTCAATCCTTTGAGGCGGAGGCAGCCGTTAATCAACTTAGTGGCAAAGCAGCTGTGAAGGACTGTGAGCCTGCGGTTGGTTGTTCAGGCAATCAGCTGGTAGGCAGTCTATGGGGCGGCTCTGCTTTGCAATTCAACGCTGTGAATGTGGATACTAAAGGGATCTATACGATGACGGTGCATTACATATCGGGCGATCCCAGATCACTAGCCGTCAGTGTGAACGGCGGCGGAGCCGATCATTATGATTTTCCGAAAACGGCAGATTGGAGCACGCGAGGGACTTACGAGATCCAGCTGGAGCTTCGGCAGGGAGAGAACGTCATTCGTTTCGATGATGAAGGGGGATACGCGCCGGATATTGACAAGATCGAGCTGAAATTGCTGAATGCTGGTCCGGGCACAGATCCGAATGAACCGCCTGCTGGAAGCGGACAAGTGTATGAAGCGGAAGGACAAGGCAATAAGCTGACCGGCAATTCTGCCGTACGCTCCTGCAAAGCGGAGACGGATTGCTCCGATGGAAAAAAGGTAGGCGACATTTGGGGCGGATCATCGCTGCTTTTCCAAAAGGTTGCTGCTCCAGCAGAGGGGGTCTATACCTTAAAGGTTAGCTACATTTCCGGCGATCCTCGGTCATTTGCCATTAGCGTGAACAATAGTGAGAAAGAGACCTATTCCCCGCCTGCGACTGCGAACTGGGATACGGTTGGCATGTTCAGTATAGAGGTACAGCTGCAAGCGGGCAGCAATACCATTTTATTTGATGATAATGGCGGTTGGTCGCCGGATATTGATAAAATTGAAATCATCAGCTCACAGGCACCGGGCGAGAATCCGGGTGATGTGGATGGGATCGGCAATATTGGCAAACAAATCGATTCCAGCAAATTTGGCTCGATTAAAGTGGAGCAGCATAAGTCAGGCGTCACTTTAACAAACGGCGTCTACAAAATCATTTATAACACGGAGTCAGGACTTTCAGCGTTCGAATGGAACAACAAGACGATCGCCAAAGGGTTGTACAGCAGCATCCAATTGGACAAGCAGCTCGACAGCAAAAACTACGCTGAGCATTTGTTCTCCATGAAAAAAATTGAGAAAATAAATGACGGTCATGGCAAAGGCATTCGGGTTACGATTGAGAATCGAGAGTCCGGCCTGCCGACGATGAAGCAAATTTATCAAATCTATGAGCGTTTGCCTTATTTTCTAATTAGTCAACAAGTAACGGGTAAAGACACACTCAGCACGAATGATATGGCACCTCTTGTACTTAATGCCAAGGGTGGAATCGATATTGGAAGCCACTCGGATAATAGAGTGCTGGTCGCTCCGTTCGATAATGACGCGTGGTCCAGATACCAAGCTCGGACGATAAATACGAGCCTGAACAATAATAATTATGTGAGCTCAGAATTGACTGCTATTTATGATAATACAGGCCGCAATGGACTGATCATTGGATCGGTCACGCATGATAAATGGAAAACAGGAATCTATTGGAGCGGTTCTGAGGATCGTTTAAACAAGCTCAAGGTATACGGCGGTTTCACTTCCCCTACCTCGACGCATGATACGATTCCACATGGAAAGGTAACGGGAACGACGCTTACTTCACCGCAAATTCTCGTTGGCTACTATGCCGACTACCGCGTAGGCCTTGAGAGCTTCGGCCAAGCGAACGCTGCGGTTGCTCCGCCGCTGTCATTCAAGCATGGCGTACCGAAGGGTGTACCCGTGGGCTGGAATAGCTGGGGCGCATACGAAAGTGATTTAAGCTACGATAAAGTAGTCGCTGTGTCTGATTTCTTCAAGAAAAACTTGCAGAAAAATTCCTTCTCGAACAAAGGCAATGTTTATATTAATTTGGATTCCTATTGGGATAACCTGTCCGAGGAGCAGCTTAAGCAAGTAGTCAAGGTTATTAACAAAAACGGGCAAAAAGCCGGCATTTATTATGGCCCATTTGTATATTGGGGCGATAACATGAGTCAGGTTGTAGAGGGCACAGATGGGAAATATACGTATGGCGATATTATTTTGCGGGATCAAAGCGGAAGCCCGCTGCCGAAAGTAGACGGCGCTTACGCGATCGATCCGACTCATCCTGGCTCTAAGCAGCGGATCGAATATTATTTCAAACGCTTTCTCGATTACGGATATGAGTATATTAAGATTGACTTCCTAAGCCATGGCTCCTTCGAGGGCAAGCATTTTGACCCCAATGTTCAAACGGGCATTCAGGCGTACAATCAAGGTATGGCTCATATCAATAAGGTGCTTGGCGGGAAAATGTTTATCAGCGCCTCCATTGCTCCTTTATTTCCGAGTCAATACGCCCATGCAAGACGAATCTCATGTGATATTGACGGCTCACTGAGCCGCACGGAATATCAACTGAATAATCTTACCTATGGCTGGTGGCAGAACGGAACGATCTATCCGTATACAGATCCAGATTATATGACGCTGGCAAAGGGCGGCTCATTCGATGCTGCGCAGACTCGGGTCAATTCAGCGGCTATTTCCGGAACTGTATTTCTAAGCTCAGACGATGTTAGTGATCCGGCAGCACAAGACTTAATGAAGAAGCTGCTGACTAACAAGCAAGTTAATGAGGTAGCACTTAAAGGTCAGGCGTTCAAGCCTGTCGAGGGCAACACAGGTACAGGAGCTGCGGATATGTTCATCATGCAGGAAGGGAAAAATTACTATCTTGCTGTATTTAACTATACGAATGACCCTGTGTCGAAGACGGTAGATTTTGCGCGTGCAGGCATTCCTTCGTCCTCTAAAGTAAAAGTTACGGACCTATGGACGAATGTATCCAGTCAGGCAGCAGGACAACTAAAGGTGGACTTGAAAGGTGCGCAATCGAAGCTTTACAAAATCACCGTAAAATAA
- a CDS encoding sensor histidine kinase, protein MKKVTGWLTRPFNNLRLREKLFVMFLLGAIIPLVFFVFYSYQTIKSELSDQMYTNSVASVAQINSNLENKLDTYTKLSANLYLNNSLRAYLTNNYTEEPSLFVDAYQYINNTFSNMLTTNPDIHSMSIYINNDSLPADGIYIKRMDDVFKRSTTYRSLLDSYGNVRFVATPPVVDQPSMFTLTRMLNISNLDNAYGILTINILESDIFRLMEKETSEKTILIVNDNGLIMSAEDKSMLNRPLNQFVKDPFPNDREGRFDSSFNGEKMLVVYNTTKFGWKSISLVPYSSFLTKANKTAKRILIFALISFGLMTLLIYATARQFTKRVDYLVGMIRRIEREDFDLFDMRPLGRDEIGQIGNMLRKMAQRLSNLISDVYKKEIDKREAEMNVLQAQINPHFLYNTLASISSLAIRNSDQRMNKMVTDLAKFYRISLNKGKSKLSIHEEIQLTRYYVAIQQVRFGELIRVHYQIDESVLPCPIVKLTLQPFVENAMNHAIWDDKLGINIMIKAYRDDLDIILKVIDDGMGMHMPGHNGEDLPISGDTLSGYGIRNVDNRIKLLYGESYGVSLYSRLGIGTTVTIRIPGR, encoded by the coding sequence ATGAAAAAGGTAACTGGCTGGCTGACGAGGCCTTTTAACAATTTGCGGCTAAGAGAAAAGCTGTTTGTCATGTTTTTACTCGGAGCTATTATTCCTTTAGTGTTTTTTGTTTTCTATTCTTATCAGACGATTAAGAGCGAACTTTCTGATCAAATGTACACGAACTCCGTTGCGTCTGTTGCGCAAATTAATTCGAATTTAGAAAATAAGCTGGATACGTATACAAAGCTTTCAGCAAATCTTTATTTAAACAATTCGCTGCGCGCTTACTTAACGAACAACTATACAGAGGAGCCCTCTCTATTTGTTGATGCCTATCAATACATTAATAACACCTTTTCAAATATGCTGACTACAAATCCAGATATTCATTCCATGTCTATTTATATTAATAACGATTCGCTTCCCGCTGACGGCATTTACATTAAACGAATGGATGATGTGTTCAAAAGGTCGACTACGTATCGCTCATTGCTGGACAGCTACGGAAATGTTCGCTTTGTAGCAACGCCGCCTGTTGTGGATCAGCCTTCCATGTTCACGCTGACACGCATGCTTAATATTAGCAATCTAGACAATGCCTATGGGATTTTGACCATCAACATTTTGGAATCGGATATTTTCCGTTTGATGGAGAAAGAGACGTCAGAGAAAACGATATTAATCGTTAATGATAATGGCCTCATTATGTCCGCTGAGGACAAAAGCATGTTAAATCGTCCGCTAAATCAATTTGTGAAGGATCCATTTCCGAACGACAGAGAAGGAAGATTCGACAGCAGCTTTAATGGAGAAAAAATGCTAGTTGTCTATAATACGACCAAATTCGGTTGGAAAAGCATTTCGCTGGTTCCTTACAGCAGCTTCCTCACCAAAGCGAATAAAACAGCTAAGCGGATTTTAATTTTTGCGTTAATCAGCTTTGGGCTTATGACGCTGCTCATCTACGCCACAGCAAGACAATTTACAAAACGCGTCGATTATTTAGTCGGCATGATCCGGCGTATCGAAAGAGAGGATTTCGATCTCTTCGACATGAGGCCGCTTGGTCGCGATGAAATTGGTCAGATCGGAAACATGCTTCGCAAAATGGCACAGCGACTCAGCAATTTAATTTCCGACGTGTACAAAAAAGAAATCGATAAGAGAGAAGCCGAAATGAATGTGCTTCAAGCACAAATTAATCCACATTTTTTGTACAATACTCTGGCATCCATATCGTCGCTTGCCATTCGAAATTCAGATCAACGGATGAACAAGATGGTTACTGATCTTGCAAAGTTTTACCGGATATCACTCAATAAGGGGAAAAGCAAACTTTCGATCCATGAAGAAATTCAGCTTACCCGCTACTACGTTGCTATTCAACAAGTGAGATTCGGTGAACTTATTCGTGTCCATTATCAAATCGACGAGTCCGTGCTCCCCTGCCCAATCGTGAAGCTAACGCTGCAGCCATTTGTAGAAAACGCGATGAACCACGCCATTTGGGACGACAAGCTCGGTATCAACATTATGATAAAAGCTTATCGCGACGACCTTGATATCATTCTCAAAGTCATTGACGACGGCATGGGCATGCATATGCCTGGTCATAACGGTGAAGACCTGCCGATTAGCGGCGACACTTTGTCTGGTTATGGCATTCGTAACGTGGACAATCGAATTAAGCTTTTATATGGCGAATCATACGGCGTCTCTCTTTACAGCAGGCTAGGAATAGGCACGACAGTAACGATACGAATCCCTGGTCGTTAA
- a CDS encoding response regulator, producing MYSILIVDDEAIELETMEHYVPWDKIGITVAGTARNGKEALSKLAELKPDIILTDVRMPIMDGLEFGRRAKQIDKNVKIIFLSGHNEFQYIKAALNIEATGYLLKPIDMEELIALIEKVKKKCEEEQLSDQGGEWLREKWMTRIIREPSEEKRKDWIRKWELSSSDFSASREFAAFYATIDAPADYPISAQPASIASPDRVELMRTIVRQYLDSFIVVESEPHALFVLFQWRNEQRAAKSTMDFWEKFREELVLSFGAQMTIGLSAPHIGFHLIWDAYLQARACNEEKFFKPGGAVIMPDDLLPTKQTDEDGEQLAARLASALQSGDAKQVTMQLEALFSTIRVERINRNFAIRAIIRLMAALEQHFSMLLAGSLKDLLLVDHWKEISSMSSSSQIQAYVMHFCEEIRKALSERDIDRNQAVADQIVKLISQRYHLPLTVEEIAKEVYLSPNYIRSIFKEKMGETILDYITKVRMNRAADLLKDKSLKVREVAHSVGYENVSYFCSIFHRHKGSTPNEFRKMYL from the coding sequence ATGTACAGCATTTTGATCGTGGATGATGAAGCCATTGAGCTCGAAACGATGGAGCATTATGTGCCATGGGACAAAATCGGCATTACGGTCGCGGGAACGGCGCGAAATGGCAAGGAAGCGCTTAGCAAGCTGGCTGAATTAAAGCCTGACATTATTTTGACGGATGTCCGTATGCCCATTATGGACGGGCTGGAATTCGGAAGAAGAGCAAAGCAGATCGATAAGAACGTAAAAATCATATTTTTGAGCGGACATAACGAGTTTCAATATATAAAGGCAGCGCTGAACATTGAGGCGACTGGCTACTTGTTAAAACCTATAGATATGGAGGAGCTGATCGCGTTAATTGAGAAGGTAAAGAAAAAATGCGAGGAGGAACAGTTATCAGATCAAGGCGGAGAATGGCTGCGTGAAAAATGGATGACGCGTATTATACGCGAGCCGAGTGAAGAGAAACGAAAGGATTGGATTCGCAAATGGGAGCTTAGCTCATCTGATTTCAGTGCAAGCAGGGAGTTTGCGGCCTTTTATGCAACGATCGATGCGCCGGCAGACTATCCGATTTCAGCACAGCCAGCAAGTATAGCCTCTCCCGATAGAGTTGAGCTAATGCGGACTATTGTCAGGCAGTACCTCGATTCCTTTATAGTTGTTGAAAGCGAGCCTCATGCTTTATTCGTTCTCTTTCAATGGCGAAATGAGCAGAGAGCCGCGAAATCCACAATGGATTTCTGGGAGAAGTTCCGAGAGGAGCTCGTCCTCTCCTTCGGCGCACAAATGACGATAGGATTGTCCGCGCCGCATATCGGATTTCATCTGATTTGGGATGCCTACTTGCAGGCGCGAGCTTGCAATGAGGAGAAGTTTTTCAAGCCGGGCGGAGCCGTCATAATGCCGGATGATTTATTGCCTACCAAACAAACGGATGAGGATGGCGAGCAGCTTGCAGCTCGGCTTGCTTCCGCTTTGCAGTCAGGAGACGCCAAGCAAGTAACCATGCAGCTAGAAGCGCTCTTCTCAACGATTCGCGTAGAACGTATCAATCGGAATTTCGCTATCCGAGCCATTATTCGACTAATGGCTGCATTAGAGCAGCATTTCTCCATGCTGCTTGCTGGCTCGCTCAAGGACTTGCTGCTCGTGGACCATTGGAAGGAAATTTCGTCGATGAGCTCATCCTCACAGATTCAAGCTTATGTCATGCATTTCTGCGAAGAAATAAGAAAGGCTTTAAGCGAAAGAGATATTGACCGCAATCAAGCCGTAGCCGATCAAATCGTTAAGCTCATTAGCCAGCGGTACCACTTGCCGCTTACCGTCGAGGAGATCGCCAAGGAGGTCTACTTATCGCCTAACTATATTCGAAGCATTTTTAAAGAAAAAATGGGTGAGACGATTCTTGATTATATAACGAAGGTACGTATGAACCGGGCAGCTGACTTGTTAAAGGATAAATCACTTAAGGTACGTGAGGTCGCTCACAGCGTCGGGTATGAGAATGTCTCTTATTTTTGCTCCATATTCCATAGGCACAAAGGCAGCACACCTAATGAATTTCGGAAAATGTATCTATAG
- a CDS encoding ABC transporter permease subunit — translation MESILKAESSKSVPPKKKRSIGNSNVWDRLKEQRLLFVLMLPAIIVTLIFSYVPMFGLYMAFINYSPGGGSFFGQFFTTEFVGLDWFNYFFTNGDFVRVMRNTLAQSFLSLLFGFPMPIILALMINEMRNGWFKRTFQTVSYMPHFISWVIAANIIITVLSSSGVINNLLTGLGIIDEPIQFMQNGPLFWWIIAFSNTWKDMGFNAIMYLAAISAINPELYEVAKVDGASRLKQMLHITLPSIKPTIIILAILAVGGILNAGFDQQFLMQNNTVLEYSEVIDTYTYKYGLQNGMFSYGAAVGLFKSVVAFILVLSVNTMAKKMNEQSLF, via the coding sequence ATGGAATCCATATTGAAAGCGGAATCAAGTAAATCTGTTCCACCCAAAAAGAAGCGCAGCATTGGAAATTCAAATGTATGGGACAGATTGAAGGAACAGCGGCTATTATTTGTGCTCATGCTTCCGGCTATAATCGTCACACTCATATTTTCTTACGTTCCCATGTTTGGCTTATACATGGCTTTCATTAATTACTCGCCAGGCGGAGGATCGTTTTTTGGACAGTTTTTCACAACAGAGTTTGTAGGGCTGGATTGGTTCAACTACTTCTTTACGAATGGCGATTTCGTCAGAGTGATGCGCAATACGCTGGCTCAAAGCTTTCTATCTCTGTTATTTGGCTTCCCAATGCCGATTATTCTTGCCTTGATGATTAATGAAATGCGCAATGGCTGGTTCAAGCGGACGTTTCAAACGGTATCTTACATGCCCCATTTTATTTCGTGGGTCATTGCCGCAAATATTATTATCACGGTACTTTCTTCAAGCGGTGTCATTAACAACCTGTTGACTGGGCTTGGAATCATCGACGAGCCGATTCAGTTTATGCAAAATGGTCCGCTGTTCTGGTGGATTATCGCTTTCTCCAACACCTGGAAGGACATGGGCTTTAATGCGATTATGTATTTGGCCGCTATCTCAGCTATTAATCCGGAGCTGTACGAGGTAGCGAAGGTAGATGGGGCAAGCCGATTAAAGCAAATGCTGCACATTACGCTGCCGTCTATTAAACCGACCATTATCATTCTTGCCATTTTAGCGGTAGGCGGAATATTGAACGCAGGTTTTGATCAGCAATTTTTGATGCAAAATAATACGGTGCTCGAATATTCGGAAGTTATTGACACGTACACGTACAAATATGGTTTGCAAAACGGAATGTTCTCTTACGGAGCAGCTGTTGGATTATTCAAATCGGTCGTCGCGTTTATCCTTGTTCTAAGCGTCAATACGATGGCCAAAAAAATGAATGAACAGTCGTTGTTCTAG
- a CDS encoding carbohydrate ABC transporter permease: MAKFKNDFLFMSIVYLFIIAVFIVTFYPFWNIFIISFNSAEDTLRGNLYLWPRDFSLASYKQILSDSEIWTAIKVTVLRTLIGTPLAVIVISMLSYSLSKRELVGNRFWSLYFVFTMYFGGGLIPYYMVLKSLHLIDSFMVFILPGMMNVFYMIIVRTFMQQLPQELDESAKIDGANYMQIFFKIILPLTTPVLATIGMFTAIGHWNAWFDSYVFTYNSDLKTLQAVLVKILNQYQTSSMVGDAQQMADASKRLAVSPDTIRMAATMVATLPILMVYPFLQKYFVKGMTLGAVKS; this comes from the coding sequence ATGGCAAAATTTAAAAATGATTTTCTGTTTATGTCGATCGTCTACTTATTCATTATCGCGGTTTTTATCGTAACCTTTTATCCTTTCTGGAACATATTTATCATTTCGTTTAATAGTGCTGAAGATACGCTGCGAGGAAATCTGTATTTGTGGCCAAGGGATTTCAGCCTAGCCAGCTACAAGCAAATTTTATCCGATAGCGAGATTTGGACGGCCATTAAAGTTACGGTGCTGCGGACGCTAATCGGAACACCACTCGCGGTTATTGTTATTAGTATGCTTTCCTATTCACTAAGTAAACGCGAGCTCGTTGGAAATCGGTTCTGGTCACTGTATTTTGTGTTCACGATGTATTTTGGCGGCGGGCTCATTCCTTATTATATGGTGCTCAAAAGCTTGCATCTCATTGACAGCTTTATGGTGTTTATTTTACCGGGCATGATGAACGTCTTTTATATGATTATTGTACGAACCTTCATGCAGCAGCTTCCACAGGAGCTGGATGAATCAGCGAAAATAGACGGCGCTAATTACATGCAAATATTTTTCAAAATTATATTGCCGCTAACGACACCAGTGCTCGCGACGATCGGAATGTTTACCGCCATTGGCCACTGGAACGCTTGGTTCGATTCCTACGTGTTCACGTATAACTCTGATCTTAAGACGCTTCAGGCCGTGCTTGTTAAAATCTTGAATCAGTATCAAACCAGCTCGATGGTTGGCGATGCGCAGCAGATGGCTGATGCTTCGAAACGACTGGCCGTGTCTCCGGATACGATTCGGATGGCGGCAACTATGGTTGCAACGCTGCCGATATTAATGGTTTATCCATTTTTACAAAAATATTTTGTTAAAGGCATGACCCTTGGTGCAGTAAAAAGCTAA